The following proteins are encoded in a genomic region of Phycisphaerales bacterium:
- a CDS encoding Mrp/NBP35 family ATP-binding protein, protein MAISEENVRRWLGAVKPAGEPADLVQSKRLEWVSVLEDAISIKLHMPDIASDERAMEAIAGACLEAVRQGAVRAGERVRSLRVRFVDRDGDVVRESAFEASPKGALRPAGAPPVEPKSGPPPQAQSAPAIPDVAHTIAVGAGKGGVGKSTIAANIAVGLARRGHATGLLDGDIYGPSLPTLMGLAGMEPNVMDGRFQPFLTHGVKSMTVGKLVEADKPLIWRGPMAHGAFKQLTEKTQWGELDHLIIDLPPGTGDVPLTMAQNLDLTGAIIVCTPQRVAQDDAVRAAKMFEQLGVEVLGVVENMSVFVAPDGNEYDIFGRGGAQQMAQRLGLPFLGALPITMELRANSDAGDPTANFEGDSPAQRRWQKRFDELLNNLESQLALASVRRAKNTPSLTIR, encoded by the coding sequence ATGGCGATTTCCGAAGAGAACGTGCGACGATGGCTCGGGGCCGTCAAGCCCGCGGGCGAACCAGCAGACCTCGTCCAGTCGAAGCGGCTGGAATGGGTTTCGGTGCTCGAGGACGCTATCTCAATCAAGTTGCACATGCCCGACATCGCTTCGGACGAGCGCGCCATGGAGGCGATCGCGGGAGCTTGCCTCGAGGCGGTGCGGCAAGGGGCGGTCCGAGCCGGCGAACGCGTGCGGTCGTTGCGGGTTCGCTTCGTCGACCGCGACGGAGACGTCGTACGGGAGAGCGCGTTCGAAGCGTCGCCCAAGGGCGCCTTGCGGCCCGCGGGGGCGCCGCCGGTTGAGCCGAAGTCAGGTCCTCCGCCGCAGGCCCAGTCTGCTCCGGCCATTCCCGATGTCGCCCACACCATCGCGGTGGGGGCGGGCAAGGGTGGCGTGGGTAAGAGCACGATCGCCGCGAACATCGCCGTCGGCCTCGCGAGACGCGGCCACGCCACTGGACTCCTCGATGGCGACATCTATGGCCCCAGCCTGCCAACCCTGATGGGCCTGGCGGGCATGGAGCCCAACGTCATGGACGGCCGATTCCAGCCGTTCTTGACGCATGGCGTGAAGTCGATGACCGTGGGCAAGCTCGTCGAAGCCGACAAACCCTTGATCTGGCGTGGTCCGATGGCGCACGGCGCCTTCAAGCAACTGACCGAAAAGACGCAATGGGGCGAACTCGACCACTTGATCATCGACCTGCCGCCAGGCACGGGAGACGTCCCGCTGACGATGGCGCAGAACCTCGACCTTACCGGCGCCATCATCGTCTGTACGCCGCAACGTGTCGCCCAGGACGATGCCGTCCGGGCGGCCAAGATGTTCGAACAACTGGGCGTTGAAGTTCTCGGCGTAGTCGAGAACATGAGCGTGTTCGTGGCGCCCGATGGCAACGAGTACGACATCTTCGGCCGTGGGGGCGCCCAGCAGATGGCCCAACGGCTGGGGCTGCCGTTCCTCGGTGCCCTGCCGATCACCATGGAGCTGCGCGCCAACAGCGACGCGGGCGACCCGACGGCCAACTTCGAGGGCGATAGCCCCGCCCAGCGACGCTGGCAGAAACGCTTCGATGAACTTCTGAACAACCTCGAGAGCCAGCTCGCGCTCGCGTCGGTCCGCAGGGCGAAGAACACGCCATCGCTGACCATTCGCTGA